In Neisseria dentiae, one DNA window encodes the following:
- the wecB gene encoding non-hydrolyzing UDP-N-acetylglucosamine 2-epimerase, whose product MEKTNNTTDSALTFASFNDPFPLNAHNGIFHSGTPAKKLLIVFGTRPEAIKMAPLVEGLKKRNADFRVCVTAQHRQMLDQVLELFDIVPDYDLDIMSSKQTLSTVNSAILEKIQPVLDDYKPDVVFVHGDTATTLATALAAYYNQIDIAHVEAGLRTNDIYSPWPEEGNRKLTGAIAKYHFAPTESTKSNLLREGVASTGIYVTGNTVIDALFLACHKIDSKKELMQQYAGQFAFLGSGKIVLITGHRRENFGEGFENICQAISKLADQHADVQFVYPVHLNPNVREPVNRLLTGKRNVHLIEPLDYLAFVYLMRMSHLILTDSGGIQEEAPSLGKPVLVMRDTTERPEAVAAGTVKLVGTSQETIIEQVGLLLTDTAEYEKMAGAHNPYGNGTAADQILSVFTEQPATEQQLAI is encoded by the coding sequence GTGGAAAAAACCAATAACACCACCGATAGTGCTCTAACATTTGCATCATTCAATGACCCCTTTCCCCTTAACGCCCACAACGGAATCTTCCATTCAGGCACCCCTGCCAAAAAACTGCTGATCGTATTCGGCACCCGCCCCGAAGCCATCAAAATGGCTCCTTTGGTTGAGGGTTTGAAAAAAAGAAACGCAGACTTCCGTGTCTGCGTAACTGCCCAACACCGCCAAATGCTTGACCAAGTGTTGGAATTGTTCGACATTGTGCCCGACTATGATTTGGACATCATGAGCAGCAAACAAACGCTGTCTACCGTAAACTCCGCCATTTTAGAAAAAATCCAACCCGTTTTAGACGACTACAAACCCGATGTTGTTTTTGTGCACGGCGACACCGCCACCACCTTGGCAACCGCCTTAGCCGCTTATTACAACCAAATCGATATCGCCCATGTCGAAGCGGGTTTGCGTACCAACGATATCTATTCGCCCTGGCCTGAAGAAGGTAACCGCAAACTCACCGGAGCCATTGCCAAATATCATTTTGCCCCTACCGAAAGCACCAAAAGCAACCTGCTTCGCGAAGGCGTTGCGTCTACAGGAATATATGTAACCGGAAACACCGTTATCGACGCCCTGTTTCTGGCCTGCCACAAAATCGACAGCAAAAAAGAATTGATGCAGCAATATGCCGGGCAATTCGCCTTTTTAGGCAGCGGCAAAATCGTGCTGATTACCGGACACCGCAGAGAAAATTTCGGCGAAGGCTTTGAAAACATCTGCCAAGCCATTTCAAAGCTGGCAGACCAACACGCCGACGTGCAGTTTGTTTATCCCGTCCATCTGAATCCGAACGTGCGCGAGCCCGTTAACCGCCTGCTCACAGGCAAACGCAATGTTCACCTGATAGAGCCTTTAGATTATTTGGCCTTTGTTTATCTGATGAGAATGTCCCACCTGATTCTTACCGACTCCGGCGGCATTCAAGAAGAAGCCCCGTCTTTAGGCAAACCCGTATTAGTGATGCGTGACACAACAGAGCGGCCCGAAGCCGTGGCGGCGGGCACCGTCAAACTGGTCGGCACCTCCCAAGAAACCATTATCGAACAAGTGGGCCTGCTGCTAACCGATACCGCCGAATACGAAAAGATGGCCGGTGCACACAACCCCTATGGAAACGGAACGGCCGCAGACCAAATTTTATCGGTATTTACCGAACAACCGGCAACCGAACAACAACTCGCAATTTAA
- a CDS encoding capsule biosynthesis protein, which produces MSEQKVDTENTQVSEEVKKAAAAKAAYSADTPQKGKKFRVKKFGKLFWVTVIIPTACSLVYFSAWASDRYVSESSFVVRSPSNQASVSGLGALLQNAGFSRAQDDTYTVREYMGSRSALTALEKALPVRSFYENKGDIFSRFNGFGLWNANEAFYQYYKGKVNIAFDPVSGISTLSVESFDAAESQQINAALLSRGEELINKLNARARKDTIAQAEQNVTVAEERVKTAAEDMAVYRTKNGIFDLKTQSEAQMGLVSKLQDELIVIQTQLDQVRAVTPENPQLSGLQAREKSLKREIKQQMQMISGGGDNSITAQAAAYQRLFLENELAEKQLAAAIASLESAKAEADRKQLYLEVVSQPSRPDMALKPHRLYNIIATFFIGLMVYGIISLLTASVREHKN; this is translated from the coding sequence ATGTCTGAGCAAAAAGTGGATACGGAAAACACTCAAGTATCAGAAGAAGTAAAAAAAGCGGCCGCCGCTAAGGCGGCCTATTCGGCGGATACGCCGCAAAAGGGTAAGAAATTCCGAGTGAAAAAGTTCGGCAAACTGTTTTGGGTTACGGTGATTATTCCGACGGCCTGTTCGCTGGTTTATTTTTCGGCTTGGGCTTCAGACCGCTATGTGTCTGAATCGAGCTTCGTAGTGCGTTCGCCCAGTAACCAGGCTTCGGTTAGCGGCTTGGGCGCGCTGCTGCAAAACGCGGGCTTTTCGCGTGCGCAGGACGATACTTATACCGTGCGCGAATATATGGGTTCCCGTTCGGCGTTAACGGCGTTGGAAAAAGCGTTGCCGGTGCGTTCTTTTTATGAAAATAAGGGCGATATTTTCAGCCGTTTCAACGGTTTCGGTTTGTGGAATGCCAACGAGGCCTTTTATCAGTACTACAAAGGCAAGGTCAATATTGCGTTTGATCCGGTTTCCGGCATTTCCACGCTGAGCGTGGAGTCGTTTGATGCGGCGGAGTCTCAGCAAATCAACGCGGCTTTATTGAGCCGTGGCGAAGAGTTGATTAACAAGCTGAATGCCCGTGCGCGCAAAGATACCATTGCACAGGCCGAGCAGAACGTAACGGTGGCCGAAGAGCGCGTTAAGACTGCTGCGGAAGATATGGCGGTTTACCGCACCAAAAACGGCATTTTCGATTTGAAAACCCAATCGGAAGCGCAAATGGGATTGGTGTCGAAGCTGCAAGACGAATTGATCGTGATTCAAACCCAGCTCGACCAAGTGCGTGCGGTAACGCCTGAAAACCCGCAGCTTTCGGGCTTGCAGGCGCGTGAAAAAAGCCTGAAACGCGAAATCAAACAGCAGATGCAGATGATTTCGGGCGGGGGTGATAATTCGATTACCGCGCAGGCGGCCGCTTACCAGCGCTTGTTTTTAGAAAACGAATTGGCGGAAAAGCAATTGGCCGCAGCCATCGCCTCGTTGGAAAGCGCCAAAGCGGAAGCCGACCGCAAACAGCTTTATCTCGAAGTGGTGTCGCAGCCGAGCCGCCCCGATATGGCGTTGAAGCCTCACCGGCTTTATAACATCATCGCCACTTTCTTTATCGGCCTGATGGTTTACGGCATCATCAGCCTGCTTACGGCCAGTGTGAGAGAGCATAAAAATTGA
- a CDS encoding CgeB family protein → MNKIDLDNLKSRFHQENIQLNDTQLEKTVKLFTEFSNSIHKEQEKKINQLQDELYHLRVEKSKYQLLLTQRFQDKNNQTIAYQFGRLILDFFKNPIRNFITPNALLSIYIQYLNRKAKKNPHTFFERKCMEWFKHLEASKPIDDTFDTLVHTPTSSAEQQNLKAISINNTPTKKRKALKRNFTHKKAKELKVAIILDEFSFNSFKDEFTPLIITPSNWKMVFAQQKPDLFFCESAWSGTDSVNRPWKGKIYASVNFPKENRNELLEILDYCNTHGIPTIFWNKEDPTHYPDRVHDFVKTACLFDFVFTTAQECVEQYKQEYGLENVYALPFATNPVVFNPIDNPETPRTEKIVFAGSWYANHIERSKTMHKLFDNLIGNGYELEFYNRYYNDNDPNHLIPEQYRKYEKPSVPNKETSRIYKSSLFGLNLNTVVDSETMFARRVFELMSSNTLVLSNHSKGMEKMFGNNVLFLDTEPSRLKALTHKEIERIREENLNNVLANHTYQKRFESILNTVGVIYDKEQEKITLTVKISNTEQLQEEIRLFQQKFRDDKYRLLAVLTDAISDLDAAELYSELNYQKINILAESYVKRYGNERSKYLETPYFVLTDSLKALEHATIDKALLHSSYISDNYIALNAHRKQKYIFEPKMKMNHIFAPAQKFTEAITYFNQTVDYPIYYISKQESE, encoded by the coding sequence ATGAATAAAATAGATTTAGATAATTTAAAAAGCCGTTTCCATCAGGAAAATATACAACTCAATGATACACAGCTTGAAAAAACTGTTAAATTGTTTACTGAGTTCTCAAACAGTATTCACAAAGAGCAAGAAAAAAAAATCAATCAATTACAAGATGAGCTATATCATTTACGCGTAGAAAAAAGCAAATACCAACTGTTATTGACTCAACGCTTTCAAGATAAAAACAACCAAACAATTGCTTATCAATTTGGACGACTAATACTAGATTTTTTTAAAAACCCAATTCGTAACTTCATTACCCCAAATGCCCTATTATCGATTTATATACAATATTTAAACCGAAAAGCAAAAAAAAATCCACATACATTTTTTGAAAGAAAATGTATGGAATGGTTTAAGCATTTAGAGGCTAGCAAACCAATTGATGATACATTCGACACATTGGTGCATACCCCTACCTCTTCTGCGGAACAACAGAACCTTAAAGCAATATCTATAAATAACACCCCCACTAAAAAGCGTAAAGCACTGAAACGCAACTTCACCCATAAAAAAGCTAAAGAACTGAAAGTTGCCATCATTTTAGACGAGTTCAGCTTCAATTCATTCAAAGACGAATTTACGCCACTAATTATTACACCAAGTAATTGGAAAATGGTTTTTGCGCAGCAGAAACCCGACTTGTTTTTTTGTGAATCCGCTTGGAGCGGTACAGATAGTGTTAATAGACCTTGGAAAGGGAAAATTTATGCCAGTGTAAATTTTCCAAAGGAAAACCGTAATGAATTACTTGAAATCTTAGATTACTGTAATACACACGGTATTCCAACCATATTTTGGAATAAAGAAGACCCGACTCATTATCCCGACCGTGTCCATGATTTTGTAAAAACAGCCTGCCTGTTTGACTTTGTCTTTACAACCGCCCAAGAGTGTGTAGAACAATACAAACAGGAATACGGCCTTGAAAATGTATATGCTTTGCCGTTTGCAACCAATCCGGTAGTTTTCAACCCTATCGACAACCCTGAAACCCCACGTACAGAAAAGATAGTGTTCGCAGGGAGTTGGTATGCAAACCATATTGAACGTTCCAAAACAATGCACAAATTGTTTGATAACTTAATCGGCAACGGTTATGAGCTGGAATTTTATAATCGATACTATAACGACAATGATCCAAACCACTTAATTCCCGAACAATATCGGAAATATGAAAAACCAAGCGTTCCCAATAAGGAAACCAGCCGTATTTATAAATCCAGCCTATTCGGTTTGAATTTGAATACTGTTGTAGATTCCGAAACTATGTTTGCCAGACGGGTATTTGAACTGATGTCTAGCAACACTTTGGTATTATCGAACCATTCCAAAGGAATGGAAAAAATGTTTGGCAATAATGTACTTTTTCTAGATACAGAGCCGAGCCGCCTAAAAGCTTTAACTCATAAGGAAATTGAGCGAATTAGAGAGGAGAATCTGAATAATGTTTTGGCAAACCACACTTATCAAAAACGCTTTGAAAGTATCTTAAATACTGTAGGAGTCATCTATGATAAAGAACAAGAAAAAATCACTCTAACCGTCAAAATATCAAATACAGAACAACTGCAAGAAGAAATCCGCCTATTTCAACAAAAGTTCCGTGATGATAAATACCGCCTGCTTGCCGTATTGACTGACGCAATTTCTGATTTAGATGCTGCCGAGCTTTATTCGGAGCTCAACTATCAGAAAATCAATATACTTGCTGAGTCTTATGTCAAGCGTTATGGTAATGAGCGTTCCAAATATTTAGAAACACCGTATTTTGTTCTAACCGATAGTTTAAAAGCTTTGGAGCATGCCACTATTGATAAAGCCCTATTGCATAGCAGTTATATTTCAGACAACTACATCGCACTTAACGCTCATAGAAAACAAAAATATATATTTGAACCTAAAATGAAAATGAACCATATTTTTGCACCTGCACAAAAATTTACCGAGGCTATAACTTACTTTAACCAAACAGTAGATTATCCCATTTACTACATCAGCAAACAGGAGAGTGAATGA
- a CDS encoding glycosyltransferase, with protein sequence MMNISIIIPCYNAIGKVEACIASLKNIDYPDSQYEVIFVDDCSKDGTLAYLNEQAAQHPNWKVLKMNQNSGSPSEPRNLGISHAVGEYIFFLDCDDEIFSDTLSIHMQAAKQQNADIVRGYLIVNDGNKHFPANRILENIDSLSKNEIIETIIRKQSTTVPSLIKRSLLKKHQIKWHSDLRMGEDTIYLADVLSVANRIIYIDHPTFIYNKKINEEASSTQSYGSRELKNHLTVWQTAQEKLAKQGVDYYTARLQVGLQTAIQSMITYNRFDISENDFIEFSKFINKNKQLINSFNYNTRIKSVLNEIYNSNYQGFLEAIKLRLVIAGYDLKFIKPVLPELEKYYQIQVDEWSGHNDHNEQHSEKCLQWAEIVFCEWMLGNAVWYSQRIKESQKLFIRMHRFELTTSWFKQIDFTKVNRVFAVSLYFFEKLVEYTRISRSQACLLPNYLDSNDYERSESEEKLFNLGIIGILPSRKGYLNALKLLKNLVNKDKKYRLYVYGKMPEELPWVKSNPTEMAYFNECKRFIEQNNLQEHVIVKGWVNVKTELKNIGFILSTSDNEEIPESFHIAPADGFSAGNQGVLLDWNGVEYIYPKKYIFDSLELMTEHIHAQNTLNKFNRYNQQGLEMIQERYSVEAFVKQLRRQFRISATLFPTAPAPREDDTANRKCLVVINNRKLTAEGIVIELPKEAQSNCKLILEYSLKISANTRVNAALVALKSANTEPVSGFKLSNLKEIGLYKYLNTTAGGQSHFLEITLSKNNMVEQLKLNLWQRDTEINIDFIRISKF encoded by the coding sequence ATGATGAATATCAGTATCATTATTCCCTGTTACAATGCTATTGGTAAGGTAGAAGCCTGCATCGCATCTCTAAAAAATATCGATTATCCAGACTCACAATATGAAGTTATTTTTGTAGATGATTGCTCCAAAGACGGCACATTGGCATATCTAAACGAGCAAGCAGCACAACATCCCAATTGGAAAGTGCTGAAAATGAACCAAAATAGCGGTTCGCCTTCCGAACCCCGCAATCTCGGTATATCTCATGCAGTCGGTGAGTATATTTTTTTCCTTGATTGTGATGATGAAATTTTTAGTGATACATTGAGCATACATATGCAGGCTGCCAAACAGCAGAATGCAGATATTGTGCGCGGCTATCTTATTGTGAATGATGGCAACAAACATTTTCCTGCCAATCGAATTTTAGAAAATATTGATAGCTTAAGCAAAAATGAAATAATTGAGACCATTATTCGCAAGCAAAGCACAACCGTACCCAGCCTGATTAAACGCAGTTTACTAAAAAAACACCAAATCAAATGGCACTCTGATCTCAGAATGGGGGAAGATACGATTTATTTAGCTGACGTATTGTCCGTTGCCAACCGCATTATCTACATCGATCACCCAACATTTATTTATAACAAAAAAATCAATGAAGAAGCCTCTTCAACGCAAAGCTATGGCTCCCGCGAACTAAAAAACCATTTAACTGTTTGGCAAACAGCCCAAGAGAAGCTCGCCAAGCAAGGCGTAGATTATTATACAGCCCGCCTGCAAGTTGGTTTGCAAACAGCAATCCAATCCATGATTACCTATAACCGCTTTGACATTAGCGAAAACGACTTCATCGAGTTTTCTAAGTTTATAAATAAAAACAAACAGTTAATAAATAGCTTTAACTACAATACGCGTATTAAAAGCGTATTAAACGAAATTTACAATAGCAATTACCAAGGTTTTCTCGAAGCTATTAAACTCAGGTTAGTCATAGCCGGCTATGATTTGAAATTTATCAAACCCGTTTTACCGGAGTTGGAAAAATACTATCAAATTCAAGTAGATGAATGGTCCGGACACAATGATCACAACGAGCAACACAGCGAAAAATGTTTACAATGGGCAGAGATCGTATTTTGTGAATGGATGCTGGGTAACGCCGTATGGTATAGCCAACGGATTAAAGAGAGCCAAAAGCTCTTTATCCGCATGCACCGTTTTGAACTGACAACTTCTTGGTTCAAACAAATAGACTTCACAAAAGTCAACCGTGTGTTTGCCGTATCACTCTATTTCTTTGAGAAACTGGTGGAATATACCCGTATTTCCCGCTCGCAAGCCTGTCTGTTGCCCAATTATTTGGATAGTAATGATTATGAGCGTTCCGAAAGTGAAGAGAAGCTCTTCAATCTTGGGATTATCGGTATCCTGCCTTCAAGAAAAGGCTACCTGAATGCACTGAAATTATTGAAGAATCTTGTCAATAAAGACAAAAAATACCGCCTATACGTTTATGGGAAAATGCCGGAAGAACTGCCTTGGGTAAAAAGCAATCCGACGGAAATGGCTTATTTCAATGAATGCAAACGGTTTATTGAGCAAAATAATTTACAGGAACACGTTATCGTTAAAGGTTGGGTTAACGTTAAAACAGAATTGAAAAATATCGGCTTTATCTTATCCACAAGCGATAACGAAGAAATCCCGGAAAGCTTCCATATTGCACCAGCAGATGGCTTCTCGGCAGGGAACCAAGGCGTATTGTTGGATTGGAATGGCGTAGAATATATCTATCCGAAAAAATATATATTCGACTCACTTGAGCTAATGACAGAACATATTCATGCCCAAAATACATTAAATAAATTCAACCGCTATAATCAACAAGGTTTGGAAATGATTCAAGAGCGTTACTCAGTAGAAGCCTTTGTCAAACAGCTTCGGCGACAGTTCCGCATTTCTGCAACCCTCTTCCCGACTGCACCTGCACCAAGAGAGGACGATACAGCAAACCGAAAATGCCTTGTAGTAATTAACAATCGCAAACTCACCGCCGAAGGTATTGTTATCGAATTACCCAAAGAAGCACAAAGCAACTGTAAATTAATCTTGGAATACAGCCTAAAAATTTCCGCTAACACCAGAGTTAATGCTGCTTTGGTTGCCCTTAAATCAGCCAATACAGAACCCGTATCAGGTTTTAAGTTATCCAATCTCAAAGAAATCGGTCTGTATAAATATCTGAATACAACAGCCGGCGGACAAAGCCATTTTTTAGAAATAACATTATCTAAAAACAATATGGTTGAGCAATTGAAGTTGAATTTATGGCAACGAGATACAGAGATTAACATTGACTTTATCAGAATAAGTAAATTTTAG
- a CDS encoding polysaccharide biosynthesis/export family protein, translating to MTRFKLLKSCIVLLVLSGCGNLPTSGPNRTKVMGLQNQQAQVSVPDVAVVDIDERVISALYAAGKGQSLADLATHHSGFADAVGAGDVLEITLWEAAPAVLFGGALNSVGSGSAQMVSLPPQVVDTKGMVSVPFLGNVAVSGKTPARIQQEIVGRLKKMANQPQAMVRVAQNNSSNVTVIRAGRSIRMPLTGHHERVLDAVAAVGGTDSGVQDISVQLTRGNTVRTVALETVTADAAQNVVLRPGDVLTLLSKPLSFTALGALGRNQQVPFSAKGMNLGEAIGAVGGLQDRRSNAEGVFVFRYQPVSALPQGEQDKWLGKGYDLAMDVPTVYRMNLLDPNSLFWLQRFPVKDKDIVYVSNAPVAEIQKFLQFVFSPIISGANSINDLGN from the coding sequence ATGACTCGTTTTAAGCTGCTGAAAAGCTGTATTGTTTTATTGGTGTTGTCGGGGTGTGGTAATTTGCCAACATCGGGGCCGAACCGGACTAAGGTGATGGGTTTGCAAAACCAGCAGGCGCAGGTGTCTGTGCCTGATGTTGCCGTGGTCGATATCGACGAGCGGGTGATTTCCGCACTGTATGCCGCCGGAAAAGGGCAGTCGTTAGCCGATTTGGCAACGCACCATTCGGGTTTTGCCGATGCGGTAGGCGCCGGTGATGTGTTGGAAATTACGCTGTGGGAAGCGGCGCCGGCGGTGCTGTTCGGCGGGGCGCTGAATTCGGTTGGCTCGGGTTCTGCGCAAATGGTAAGCCTGCCGCCGCAGGTGGTGGATACGAAGGGAATGGTTTCGGTGCCGTTTTTGGGCAATGTGGCGGTGAGCGGTAAAACACCGGCCAGAATCCAGCAGGAAATCGTAGGCCGTCTGAAAAAAATGGCGAACCAGCCTCAGGCGATGGTGCGTGTGGCGCAGAATAATTCGAGCAATGTAACGGTGATCCGTGCGGGGCGCAGTATCCGTATGCCGCTTACCGGGCATCACGAGCGCGTGCTGGATGCGGTGGCGGCAGTGGGCGGCACCGACAGCGGTGTGCAGGATATTTCCGTTCAGCTCACGCGCGGTAATACGGTGCGCACGGTTGCTTTGGAAACGGTAACGGCGGATGCGGCGCAAAATGTGGTGCTGCGCCCGGGCGATGTGCTGACTTTGCTTTCCAAGCCTTTGAGTTTTACGGCTTTGGGTGCGTTGGGGCGCAATCAGCAGGTGCCGTTTTCGGCCAAGGGCATGAATTTGGGTGAGGCCATCGGTGCGGTGGGCGGCTTGCAAGACAGGCGTTCTAATGCCGAGGGTGTGTTTGTGTTCCGCTACCAGCCTGTTTCTGCGCTGCCGCAGGGCGAGCAGGATAAGTGGCTGGGCAAGGGTTACGATTTGGCGATGGATGTGCCTACGGTTTACCGCATGAATCTGCTGGATCCGAATTCTTTGTTTTGGTTGCAACGCTTTCCTGTGAAAGACAAGGATATTGTTTATGTGTCGAATGCGCCTGTGGCTGAAATTCAGAAATTCCTGCAATTTGTGTTCTCGCCGATTATCAGCGGTGCGAACAGTATTAATGATTTAGGTAATTAA
- the wecC gene encoding UDP-N-acetyl-D-mannosamine dehydrogenase, producing MQTFQTISVIGLGYIGLPTAAAFAGHGVKVIGVDVNQHAVDTINQGKIHIVEPDLDTAVHQCVNNGTLKATLTPEPAEAFLIAVPTPFKGNDYEPDLSYIEAASKAIAPVLKKGDLVILESTSPVGATEQMSAWLAAERPDLSFPQQKGEDSDIRIAHCPERVLPGQVMRELIENDRIIGGMTSKCSEQAVALYKTFVKGDCIITNARTAEMCKLTENSFRDVNIAFANELSIICDKLDINVWELISLANRHPRVNILQPGCGVGGHCIAVDPWFIVNKTPDLAKLIHTARLVNDGKPEWVIGKINDAVIEALQKNPSKTIADIKIACLGLAFKPDIDDLRESPALKITEQLAEKYPNQILAVEPNVETLPAKLAAQNIRHAKLNQALEEADVLVVLVDHKEFKAIQTASVDAVIVDTKGIL from the coding sequence ATGCAAACTTTTCAAACCATTTCCGTTATCGGTTTAGGCTATATCGGCCTGCCCACCGCCGCTGCTTTTGCCGGCCACGGCGTGAAAGTTATCGGCGTAGATGTCAACCAACACGCCGTCGACACCATCAACCAGGGGAAAATCCACATTGTCGAGCCCGACTTGGATACCGCCGTGCACCAGTGCGTTAACAATGGCACACTCAAAGCCACTTTAACCCCCGAGCCTGCCGAAGCATTTTTAATCGCCGTTCCCACCCCGTTTAAAGGCAACGATTACGAACCCGACTTAAGCTACATCGAAGCAGCCAGCAAAGCCATTGCTCCGGTTTTGAAAAAAGGCGACTTAGTGATTTTAGAATCCACCTCGCCCGTTGGCGCCACCGAACAAATGTCTGCCTGGCTGGCCGCAGAACGCCCCGACTTAAGCTTTCCACAACAAAAAGGCGAAGATTCCGATATCCGGATCGCCCACTGCCCCGAGCGCGTGCTTCCCGGCCAAGTAATGCGCGAATTGATTGAAAACGACCGCATCATAGGCGGCATGACCTCGAAATGCTCGGAACAAGCCGTAGCCCTGTATAAAACTTTTGTAAAAGGCGACTGCATTATTACCAATGCCCGCACAGCCGAAATGTGCAAACTAACCGAAAACTCTTTCCGCGACGTAAACATCGCCTTTGCCAACGAACTTTCCATTATTTGCGACAAACTGGATATCAACGTGTGGGAATTGATTTCGCTCGCCAACCGCCACCCCCGTGTCAACATCCTGCAACCGGGCTGCGGCGTAGGCGGCCACTGCATTGCCGTCGATCCGTGGTTTATCGTTAACAAAACACCCGACTTAGCCAAACTGATCCACACCGCACGCCTCGTAAACGATGGCAAGCCTGAATGGGTTATCGGCAAAATAAACGATGCAGTAATCGAAGCTTTGCAGAAAAACCCTAGCAAAACCATTGCAGACATCAAAATCGCCTGCTTGGGATTAGCATTCAAACCCGATATCGACGACTTGCGCGAAAGCCCGGCCTTAAAGATTACCGAGCAACTGGCAGAAAAATATCCCAATCAGATTTTGGCCGTTGAACCAAACGTTGAAACCCTACCTGCCAAACTTGCGGCCCAAAATATCCGCCACGCCAAATTGAACCAAGCATTGGAAGAAGCCGATGTTTTGGTGGTTTTGGTTGACCACAAAGAATTTAAAGCGATTCAGACGGCCTCTGTGGATGCGGTTATTGTAGATACAAAAGGTATTTTGTAA
- a CDS encoding DUF6270 domain-containing protein — MNKLFILGSCVSRDAFSLDEGNSYNIISYFARTSFASTFHNQSVKDIDLSKIPSSFQKRMVENDLLKQTAHTLTHNEFDWLIIDLIDERFNIFVSDKEEVFTLSPEFSNNCIFDKPGRVLIPNSDEFLERWKKGWDNFIDLAKKHQFLHKIILNKVFWTNQTSSGGKVVSDLYQSWIDENNRWLKELYSYIEKTSGIKILEYPQELFKADSDHKWGLQPYHYAKPLYLYFLDYIGRLKTYQKALENNIVYTDYLPLGFDTLPIKRKNDSVYQPLIFQGGEQDCIVSIDIAFAANKMAGEKDLLHTLRYEPEQSEWYSEQKYAHSDFEEIGYFKYIGTQPYTVYNREIKFRIPANTRAFFSIQEFYPKGKNVILEVEINKVDK; from the coding sequence ATGAATAAGTTATTTATTTTAGGCTCTTGTGTTAGTAGAGATGCTTTCTCATTAGATGAAGGAAATTCATATAATATTATCTCTTATTTTGCACGAACTTCTTTTGCCAGCACTTTCCACAATCAATCTGTTAAAGATATAGACTTATCAAAAATACCGTCATCATTCCAAAAACGGATGGTAGAAAACGATTTATTAAAACAAACGGCTCATACCTTAACGCATAACGAATTTGATTGGCTGATTATCGATTTGATCGATGAGCGTTTTAATATTTTTGTTTCCGATAAGGAAGAAGTATTTACACTCTCTCCGGAGTTCTCGAATAACTGCATTTTTGATAAACCCGGCAGAGTACTTATTCCTAACAGCGATGAATTTCTTGAGCGTTGGAAAAAGGGATGGGATAACTTTATCGATTTGGCAAAAAAACATCAATTTTTGCATAAAATTATTTTAAATAAGGTATTTTGGACCAACCAAACCAGCTCTGGAGGAAAAGTTGTTTCGGATTTATACCAATCTTGGATTGATGAAAACAACCGCTGGTTAAAAGAACTTTACTCCTATATAGAAAAAACAAGTGGTATCAAGATCTTGGAATATCCCCAAGAGCTGTTTAAAGCAGATTCTGACCACAAATGGGGGCTTCAACCTTATCACTACGCCAAACCGCTGTATCTGTATTTTCTAGACTATATAGGCCGTCTGAAAACCTATCAAAAGGCATTGGAAAACAATATTGTTTATACTGATTATTTGCCGCTTGGTTTCGACACGCTGCCGATTAAAAGAAAAAATGATTCGGTATATCAACCTTTAATTTTTCAAGGCGGTGAGCAAGACTGCATAGTGAGTATTGATATTGCGTTTGCTGCAAATAAAATGGCCGGTGAAAAAGATTTACTGCATACGCTGAGATATGAGCCGGAACAATCTGAATGGTATTCCGAACAAAAATATGCCCATTCCGATTTTGAAGAAATTGGCTATTTCAAATATATAGGCACCCAACCTTATACTGTATATAACCGCGAGATTAAATTTAGAATACCGGCCAATACACGTGCATTTTTTTCCATTCAAGAATTCTATCCGAAAGGAAAAAATGTAATCTTGGAAGTAGAGATCAATAAGGTTGATAAATGA